The genomic window TGCTCCGTGACCTCCAGCAAAAGCACAATCTTGCTTATCTCTTCATCAGCCACGACCTGAAAGTCGTGCGCGCTCTGGCAGACGAAGTCATTGTCATGCGCAATGGTAAGGTGGTTGAGCAAGGGTCGTCAGATCAGATTTTTGATGATCCGCAGACGGACTACACCAAGGCTTTGATGGCGGCAGCATTCGACCTGGAAACAGCGCCGGAAGGTGTTGTGGCCAGCTAACGCGACAATGCCGGTAGCCGCTTTACTGATGTAACGGGTCCGTCCGTCTGGGCGATCCGGGCAATGGCAGGTTCCACCGCCTCTTCGACGGTCTTCATATGCGTTGCATTGGCATGCAGTAATGTCGCGCCATCGGCCATGATGCCCACATGCCCCTTCCAGAACAGCAGGTCGCCACGCTGCAGCGGTTCGCTGTCGGGCATGGCGCTGCCAAGTGCAGCCTCCTGCATGTCTGTGTCGCGTGGGCAGGGTATACCGGTGGCCTCCAACGCGCACTGCACAAGGCCTGAGCAGTCCAGCCCCAGGCTTGATCTGCCGCCCCATAGATAGGGTGTTTCCAAAAATTGTTCGGCAATTGAAACATAGTCCGGCGCGAAGACGTCCATGGCCAACAGGTGATCGCTGAAGACGTATCCACCACCCGCAAGCGCGCTGAAGCGCCCCTGGGTCCCGCTGACAACAAGCGGCGAGTTGAGCGACACCCAGTTATTCATGGGAGACTTGAGGTCAGCTTCGCCATAGATGAAGCTGCGCAAGGCTGAAACACGATGGGTCGGTGCCGGTGTGCCTGTCCCCAGAGCATCAAGCGATACGTAGCCGACATAGGCATCACGCTGTGACTGAACCCATGCAAAGCCGTCGGCTTCATCAAAAACAGATACGCTTTCTCCGCGGAGCAGTTCCGTGTCTCGGGGTCCATCCGCTTCGGGACGGCGGCGCAAAGCTGTGACGGGTACAGTCACATGAGCCGGTCGCCCTGATACAAAGCGGGAGGCTTCTACCTGGCCCTTGAGGGCATCAGCCGCCAGATCATCTCGAAATGCATTGAGGCGTGGATCAAGAGCAGGACGCAGGGAGGCCATCAGATATCCTTGGCGTGTTTGGCAATCAGCTCGGCAAACTCTGAAAGATAAACGGAGCCCTTTACCGTTCGCTGAACAAGCACGTTGCGGCGGTCATTGTCGTCACGCTTGCGCTTGAGCAGATCAATCCGTCCCATGGCGTCCAGGGCACGCGTGATGGCCGGCTTGGAGATATTGAGGCCCTCCGATAGCCCCCGCACCGTATGAGGCGGCGGCGACAGATAGACGGTCAGCAAGATTGCCATCTGGCGTGAAGACAGGTCAGGGCCGTCATCGCGCACCGTATCGGTCACAACGTCATGCCACAGCTTCAAAGCTTCAACGGATTTGAGATCCATTGCGCCGCACGCCCCCTTTTCGGCTGTCGGGCTTGCGTGAAATCGGTCCCCCAAGAACCGCGCGCCAGCGCTCAACATGGTTAATCGTAGCTCTCAGGTGCCGTGCACTGCAACCGCTTACGAAATGATTTTGACGCGAAGCCGGTCAGCCATATCGCTTGGTCAGCAGGTGATAGAGCGCCCGAACCGCCTGAATGTCGCCCCCCACTGGACGGCCAGGACGTGGTTTGGCGTTCCACCCGTAAATGTCAAAATGCACATAGGACGCGGTTTCGGTCACAAATCGGTTGAGGAACAGGGCCGCTGTGATGCACCCGGCGAACGGGCCGTCTGATATGTGGTTCACGTCGGCAATCTTGCTGTCCAGCCAGCTGTCATAGGGTGCCCAAAGCGGCAGGCGCCATACCGGGTCGTGAGCCGTCGTTGCAGCGTCTTCCAGTTCAGCGGCAAGAGCTTCGTCCTTCGTGAAGAAGGGCGGCAGCTCGGGCCCAAGGGCAACGCGCGCGGCACCGGTAAGTGTTGCAAAATCAACCAACAGTTCCGGTGTTTCGGTGTCGGCTTCAGCCAAGGCATCGCCCAACACCAACCGGCCTTCGGCATCCGTATTGCCAATTTCGACGGTCAGCCCCTTGCGGCTCTGCAAAATGTCGCTGGGCCGGAACGCGTTGCCGGCAACAGAGTTTTCAACGGCGCCAATCAGAACCCGCAATCGGACGTCAAGGCCGCGCTCCATGATCATTTGCGCCAGACCAAGAGCAGCGGCCGCGCCACCCATGTCCTTTTTCATCAGAGCCATGAAATTGCCAGGCTTGAGGTTCAAGCCACCCGTGTCAAAGCAGACGCCCTTGCCCACCAGCGTAATCTTTGGCGCATCACTGCGACCCCATGTGAGGTCAATGAGGCGAGGCGCACGGTCACTGGCACGCCCCACGGCATGCACCATTGGGTAGTTGTCACGCAGCAGGTCATCGCCCGTCGTGACGGACAGGCGCGCATCGAAGCGATGATGCAGTTTCTCTGCAGCAGCCTCCAGGTCAGCTGGCCCCATATCAGCAGCTGGTGTGTTGATGAGATCGCGTCCCAGAAAAATGCCCCGGGCAATCCGCGATACGTCATGACAGTCCACGCCTGTGGGCACCACCATGCGGACTTTGGGCGCGTCATCCTTACTGCCGGACTTGTAGCGATTAAACGCATAAGTGCCCAATGCAAAGCCAAGCAGGGCGACCGACGCGTCCTCCGGCGTTGGGTCAAACACATAGTCCCCAGGCTGAAGTTTGCCGGCCAGGCCCCCATAGATGAACGGGTCGCTTTCATCGCCCAAGCCGAACAGGACGCGCTCAATGGCACCCTCGGTGTTTGGCAGTGCCAGTGTCTCGCCTGCTTTCGCTTTAAAACCCTGTGCTTTTGCCCATGCCGCATGCGCGGGGCTTGCAGTTTCAATCCAGGCACTCAGGATGCCCGCGGAAATCGGGGTTACAGGTGTGGCGGGGCCGGCATCAATAAACACATCAAGCATGGGTCAGTCGGGGTCCAATCTGGGGATCATCAGGTGTTGCCGTGGGAGTAGAAGGCAACACCGCTATATGGCACGGTCTTACGGGCCAATGGAATATGCGCTGTCATTACTGTGAGGCACCAAAATGCACACACCACCCCTTCAACTCGTCATCGGTGACAAGAACTGGTCATCCTGGAGCCTGCGCCCGTGGCTGGCCATGAAGGTGGCCGGTCTGGATTTCGAAGAAGTTGATGTAACCCTACGCCAGAGTGCTGAAACGAAAGCACAGTGTCTCTCTCACTCTCCCGCCGGCAAGGTCCCGGTGTTGAAATGGGCCGATGAGACCATTTGGGACTCTCTGGCAATACTTGAAACCCTGGCTGACCGTCTGCCCGATGCACGACTTTGGCCTGAAGACGCACAGGCTCGTGCCCATGGGCGAGCCATCTCGGCCGAAATGCATTCGGGCTTCACTGCATTGCGCCGCGATATGCCGATGGATTGCACCCACCACAGGCCCGGCGAAGGGATGAATGACGCCGTAGCGGAGGACATCAGCCGCATCATTGCAATCTGGACCGAAGCGCGTGGACGCTTTGGAGAGGCGGGAGGGGGACCCTATCTGCTTGGGACTTTTTCCATTGCGGATGCCATGTATGCCCCTGTGGTATCGCGGCTTGAAACCTACGCACCCGACCTGGTCGCGCTGGGCGATCGGGATGGGACGGCCCGGGCCTATATGGAAACCATCAACTCCATGACAGAAATGCGCGAATGGGTGTTGGGCGCCCGCGCCCAGATGGGACGATAGCCAACAGCCGCTCTGCCGTCCTTAAGGCGTAAGGCGCAAAACCATCGGTCATGATTAACAGTTTCTTGAGGGCTGTTTGCGACCATGTTCCCCAATGGAAATGGTTCGCGCCGGCCCCCGGGCTGGCAACCATGCTTTCGTATGGAAATGTGGAAGAGAGTTCCCGTGAAACTGCGTCCGAGTTCCGCACTGGATACATTGTCTGCGCCGCGTCTGCGCCGCGTGCTCGCTGCCTGCGCTGTTGCGGCGCTCGTTGCCGGCTGTCAGACGACAGGGGCAGGGTCCAAATCCGGCCCAGACCTTGATACACGTCTCAAAGATGCAGATGTCATGTCTGAGGTAAACGGCAATGTCGTTGCCAAGGCCGCATATTGGGGTGGCCTGTACGAACAGGACCCTCGTAATGCCGAGGCAGCGGCTGAATACGCATCCGCCTTGCGTGCCATCGGGTCCATGCCTGCAGCGCTTGATGTTCTGACCCGGGCCGGGTCACTGACACCCGATGATCCGCGCATTCTGGCTGAATATGGCAAAACACTTACCGCGGCGGGGCGTGCGGCAGACGCCATGCCGGTGTTTGAGCAGGCCTTGATCTTTGATCCGCGCAATTGGCGCACACTGGCTGCACAGGGTGTCGCCTATGATCAGCTGAGCCAGCACGACGACGCCCGCGCAAGCTACCGTGCCGCAATTTCTGCAGCACCGAACGAACCAACACCGTGGAATAATCTCGCGCTGTCCTATGCGTTGACCGATGATCTGGAAGACGCAGAACTGGCCATGCGCGAAGCCATGTCGAAACCAAAGGCCACGGCAAAGATGCGCCAGAACCTTGCTCTCGTGCTTGGCCTGCGCGGTGAATACACGGATGCCGAACGCCTTGCCCGCGCCGAGATGGCGCCCGAGCCCGTGGACGGCAACCTTCAGGAGCTGCGCACAATCGTGACGCAGCCTGCTCTGTGGGCCCGGGAAGCGAATGCGGACAACAACCCTGTCATCATCGAGTAGACGCACATCGCCAACGCGCGTTGCGATACAAAAGGCCCGCAGGAAACCCCTGCAGGCCTTTTTGCTTTTGCATCTGGTGAGTGAAGCCGGGGCGTGAGCCTGACGAGTGCGGCTAGCTCATTGTGAAGCGGATCACCGCAGGGCCGAGAATCACAACGAAGAGCACGGGCAGAAAGAACAGGATCATCGGGACTGTGAGCTTGGGCGGCAGGGCTGCGGCGCGCTTTTCAGCGGCTGCCATCCGAATATTCCGGTTTTCCTCCGCCATGACCCGCAGAGCTTGGCCAAGAGGCGTACCGTAACGTTCTGCCTGTATGAGGCTGGTTGTCACCGCCTTCACACCAGGCAGGCCCGTACGTTTGCCAAGGTTCTCATAGGCCTGGCGGCGGTCCTGCAAATAGGACAGTTCGGCGGTTGTCAGCGCCAGTTCTTCCGCCAGCTCGACAGATTGCACGCCGACTTCTGCAGCCACCTTGTTGAAGGCCGCTTCAACGGACATGCCGGATTCAACACAGATCAACAAAAGATCAAGTGCGTCAGGAAAAGACTGCTGAATGGTCGCCTGACGGCGCGTGATGATGTTCTGCAGGAAGACGTTGGGGAGATAGAAGCCAACAAAACCCGCCATGGCTGACATGCCCAGCTTGCCCAGCAGGGGCGTAGACAGATCGAGCACAAAGAAAATGTAGAAGGCTGCCACGCAGAACACGATTGGCGGCATGGCGATGCGGAAGAACAGGAACGTGTAAATAGGTCCCTGCCCACGAAAGCCTGCCATCTTGATCTTCATTTGCAGATCTTCGTCTTCGAGCAGCTTGCGCAGGTTGAGCTTGTCGACCAGCCGCTTGGAAAAGCCCTTGGGTTGGGCGCGAAGCGAGGCGCGTTTTGCCCCGTCGCGCTCAGCAATTTCTGCGCGCAGTTTGTTACGCAGTTCTTCACGCTCGGTCGCCACATACTTCATGCGCGAGGACAGAGTGTCCTGCGACAGATAGGGCAAGCCGATTGTTATGATCGTCGCAAACGCAGCCACGGCCGCCAGAAGCATGGCCATGGTCTGCGGATTGGTAACGATGTCTACAAAAGCCATGAACATGGCGTGGCATTCCCCGAAATATTCAATTCATCAGTAGTCGAACGAAATCATCTTCTTCATCACCAGAATGCCGCACAGCATCCACAACGCGCCGCCGATCAGCATGGCCTGGCCCATGCGTTCTTCGAACAGCAGATTGATGTAGTCAGGAGTGGTGACGTAAACGAGCGTCATCACGCCAGGTGGCAGAACGCCGATAATGGCTGCCGAGGATTTGGCTTCCTGGCTCATGGCGGTGATTTTGCCCTGCAGAACTTTGCGGTCGCGCAGCACCTTGGACAGATTACCAAGCGCTTCAGACAGGTTGCCGCCCGTCTTTTGCTGAATGGAGATCACAATCTGGAAGAACCGAAGGTCAGCAAGCGGAACGCGCTCGGT from Candidatus Phaeomarinobacter ectocarpi includes these protein-coding regions:
- a CDS encoding glutathione S-transferase family protein, which gives rise to MHTPPLQLVIGDKNWSSWSLRPWLAMKVAGLDFEEVDVTLRQSAETKAQCLSHSPAGKVPVLKWADETIWDSLAILETLADRLPDARLWPEDAQARAHGRAISAEMHSGFTALRRDMPMDCTHHRPGEGMNDAVAEDISRIIAIWTEARGRFGEAGGGPYLLGTFSIADAMYAPVVSRLETYAPDLVALGDRDGTARAYMETINSMTEMREWVLGARAQMGR
- a CDS encoding type II secretion system F family protein, with the protein product MAFVDIVTNPQTMAMLLAAVAAFATIITIGLPYLSQDTLSSRMKYVATEREELRNKLRAEIAERDGAKRASLRAQPKGFSKRLVDKLNLRKLLEDEDLQMKIKMAGFRGQGPIYTFLFFRIAMPPIVFCVAAFYIFFVLDLSTPLLGKLGMSAMAGFVGFYLPNVFLQNIITRRQATIQQSFPDALDLLLICVESGMSVEAAFNKVAAEVGVQSVELAEELALTTAELSYLQDRRQAYENLGKRTGLPGVKAVTTSLIQAERYGTPLGQALRVMAEENRNIRMAAAEKRAAALPPKLTVPMILFFLPVLFVVILGPAVIRFTMS
- a CDS encoding leucyl aminopeptidase family protein, giving the protein MLDVFIDAGPATPVTPISAGILSAWIETASPAHAAWAKAQGFKAKAGETLALPNTEGAIERVLFGLGDESDPFIYGGLAGKLQPGDYVFDPTPEDASVALLGFALGTYAFNRYKSGSKDDAPKVRMVVPTGVDCHDVSRIARGIFLGRDLINTPAADMGPADLEAAAEKLHHRFDARLSVTTGDDLLRDNYPMVHAVGRASDRAPRLIDLTWGRSDAPKITLVGKGVCFDTGGLNLKPGNFMALMKKDMGGAAAALGLAQMIMERGLDVRLRVLIGAVENSVAGNAFRPSDILQSRKGLTVEIGNTDAEGRLVLGDALAEADTETPELLVDFATLTGAARVALGPELPPFFTKDEALAAELEDAATTAHDPVWRLPLWAPYDSWLDSKIADVNHISDGPFAGCITAALFLNRFVTETASYVHFDIYGWNAKPRPGRPVGGDIQAVRALYHLLTKRYG
- a CDS encoding tetratricopeptide repeat protein, which codes for MKLRPSSALDTLSAPRLRRVLAACAVAALVAGCQTTGAGSKSGPDLDTRLKDADVMSEVNGNVVAKAAYWGGLYEQDPRNAEAAAEYASALRAIGSMPAALDVLTRAGSLTPDDPRILAEYGKTLTAAGRAADAMPVFEQALIFDPRNWRTLAAQGVAYDQLSQHDDARASYRAAISAAPNEPTPWNNLALSYALTDDLEDAELAMREAMSKPKATAKMRQNLALVLGLRGEYTDAERLARAEMAPEPVDGNLQELRTIVTQPALWAREANADNNPVIIE
- a CDS encoding C40 family peptidase: MASLRPALDPRLNAFRDDLAADALKGQVEASRFVSGRPAHVTVPVTALRRRPEADGPRDTELLRGESVSVFDEADGFAWVQSQRDAYVGYVSLDALGTGTPAPTHRVSALRSFIYGEADLKSPMNNWVSLNSPLVVSGTQGRFSALAGGGYVFSDHLLAMDVFAPDYVSIAEQFLETPYLWGGRSSLGLDCSGLVQCALEATGIPCPRDTDMQEAALGSAMPDSEPLQRGDLLFWKGHVGIMADGATLLHANATHMKTVEEAVEPAIARIAQTDGPVTSVKRLPALSR
- a CDS encoding MarR family winged helix-turn-helix transcriptional regulator — protein: MDLKSVEALKLWHDVVTDTVRDDGPDLSSRQMAILLTVYLSPPPHTVRGLSEGLNISKPAITRALDAMGRIDLLKRKRDDNDRRNVLVQRTVKGSVYLSEFAELIAKHAKDI